The Terriglobales bacterium DNA segment GCATCCAACTTCAAATGTCCATTCTCGACGCCTGTGCCTACCTTGGGCTCGCCGCCGTCGGCACAGCTACGGTCAACATGCTCTTGGGGCTATTGATCGCGTTGCGCTACAGTCCTTTGCGGTTATGGCCGCATCGCCATATCAATATTTTCCGTCTTCACAATTGGACCGCATACTTGGTTCTGCTGCTGATCGTTCTGCATCCCGCCGTGCTGTTGCTTAAAGGCTCCGCTCATTTCGGTTTCGTGGATGTGCTGTTTCCGATCCGCTCTCCCGTGCAACCAACGCTCAATACTGTGGGAGCGGCCGCGTGGTATGTGCTGTTGATGGTTATCCTCACATCCATTTTTCGATTGCGCATGGCTCGCCCGTTATGGAGAAAGCTGCATTACCTGGTGTTTCCCGCGTTCGTTCTGATGTTTATTCACAGCATGTTTACGGATACTGCACTTTCGACCAGCAAGGTTGACCTGTTGGATGGTGGCAAGCTGTTTGTCGAGGCTTGCTGCGGGATCTCGCTGGCTGCCTGGACCATGCGCATTCGCCTGCGTGGCCGCGGCTTCAGGCCGCATTTATAGTTTTAGCGTTCTAGAAAAAGTCCTGGTGGTGTGGACCGCAGGCAATTCTGTATCAAGAGTCAATAATAATTGCCCCGGCATCAGATCAACGGAGATCGCGTGTTAGGCTTTTCTGAGCCTCTGGAGACGTTTGATTGTTCGGCCGAATTTTTAAAGCATTCCAATATCGCGATTTCCGCCTGATGTGGTTTGGCGCCTGTGCCTCCAGCATTGGTACTTGGATGCAGATCGTAGCCCAAGGCTGGCTGATTTACCGGCTCAGTCACAACCCGCGCTTACTAGCCTTGGATCAGGTTCTGGTCGGTCTGCCCCTTTTTCTTTTTTCTCTTTTCACCGGCGTGATTGCCGATCGGGTGGAGCGCCGGAAGATTCTGCTGGGCTCGCAATATGTGCAGATGTTCAGTGCTGCAGTGCTCACTGTGCTGGTGGCCACTGGTGTGGTGCACGTCTGGCACATTCTTTGCCTCTCGTTTCTTTCCGGCACCGCCCAGGCGTTCGGCGCGCCGGCCTACTCGGCGCTGATTCCCACGCTGGTCGAGAAAGAAGACATGCCGAACGCCATCGCACTGAATTCCATTCAGTTCAACGTGGCCGTGATGGTTGGTCCGGCGCTTGCCGGGCAGGCTTTGGCAAAGCTGGGCGAGCAGTGGTGCTTTGGGCTAAACGCGCTGTCGTTTCTGGCTCCCATCCTGTCGCTCTCGTTCATTAAGGCCCGCTTCCTGCCAGTAAAGACTGCGGAGTCCATGTTTACGAGCCTGAAAGAGGGCATTCGCTTCACGCGCAAACAGGGCTCGATGGAAGCGCTGATTATGCTGGC contains these protein-coding regions:
- a CDS encoding ferric reductase-like transmembrane domain-containing protein, whose product is MSILDACAYLGLAAVGTATVNMLLGLLIALRYSPLRLWPHRHINIFRLHNWTAYLVLLLIVLHPAVLLLKGSAHFGFVDVLFPIRSPVQPTLNTVGAAAWYVLLMVILTSIFRLRMARPLWRKLHYLVFPAFVLMFIHSMFTDTALSTSKVDLLDGGKLFVEACCGISLAAWTMRIRLRGRGFRPHL
- a CDS encoding MFS transporter, whose product is MFGRIFKAFQYRDFRLMWFGACASSIGTWMQIVAQGWLIYRLSHNPRLLALDQVLVGLPLFLFSLFTGVIADRVERRKILLGSQYVQMFSAAVLTVLVATGVVHVWHILCLSFLSGTAQAFGAPAYSALIPTLVEKEDMPNAIALNSIQFNVAVMVGPALAGQALAKLGEQWCFGLNALSFLAPILSLSFIKARFLPVKTAESMFTSLKEGIRFTRKQGSMEALIMLAFCMTTLGMPMRTYIPVFVKDIFHRGPEAFGNLLALMGLGSIIGSLAIASAGNIRKKGLVALAALMCLGAGISAFALSKSLPVSSVVLVTVGASMMAVFATVNSLVQLITTNEMRGRVMSVYNFAFRGGMPMGNLLSGWLVPMYSAPVVLGVNGFLLILLALYFLFVQRRLAAL